TATTTTTTCTTAGTACCACCTCCCTGCCAGAAGAATTTCCTCCTAATTGCATCAATATGCTCAGAATAGTTTTAGGAAGAAGGTAGATAGACATATGGTATATAGGCACATTAGAAAGAATTGCATTGATCAAAGTAACTCTTCCCTCAATTGTAAGAAGACCACCCTTCCAGACATCAAGTTTTTCCATAATTTTTCCTCTACAAGGACCTAGTCAGCCATATGAAGTCTACAGGAACACCTAAGTACTTAATATGGAAATGACCAATTTAGGAGTGGAAAAGGTCAGCATATTCAATTGCAATTAGATCATCATCCCCAAGAAAATAATTTCACTTTTCTAGAAGTTAATTTTTAACCCAGACATCAActcataaatatataaaaagagCTTGAGGTTTTTTGCTTTGATAATACCATGCTGAATGCAAAGAATTGTGTCATTATTATATTGTAAGATTGCAATCCCTCCTCAAACAAATGTGGGACCAATCCAGCAAGATTGCAAAGAAAGGGGGATCATGGATCTCCCTGTCTCATCCCCTTATGACAAGTGAAATAGTGCCCCATCCGATTATTTAGCTTAACACGTAAAGTCCCCCTTTTGACAACATTTCTTATCTAGTGAACCCATTTATTACTGAAGCCTCTCATGATTAAGCACTAAAACAAAAATTCCCAATTCACTTTGTCATAAGCTTTCTCAAAGTCCAATTTCAATACTATATCAATTTGATGGCGTCTTTTAGTCTCATGCAGGATTTCATGTAAGGAAAAAACACCATCCAtgatatttctattttttataaagaTATTATGACCTGTAATAATGAGTTTATCCATATAAGGATCAATTCTCAAATTAAGAGTTTTGATTATCCATTTATATGAACAATTCAATAAATAAATGGGTTTATATTGTTGGATTCTTCCAGCATCATGAACCTTAGATAAAAGAGTAATCACTCCATAGTTCAGTCTGCTAATATCAACCACACCTTCATGAAATTTTTGGAAGAGGACCAAAAAATCACCTTTAATGATCTCCCAACAACGCTGAAAAAATTCAACAAAGAAACAATCAGCACCAGCAATTTTGTTTGACTCCATCTAGAATAAGGCATGtttgatttcttcttcatcaaAAGGTCTATCAAGGAATTCTTTATCATTATCATTCAATTTCTCATCATCATCCCAAACTAGGTTATCAAAGTTGATACAACTATTCCCAACAGGACCAAATAACTTTTTATAGTAATTAGTAGCACGAAGTAGTAAATTTttatctccaaaaattttagaCCCCTCAtgagtaaaataaaatatagtatttttctttttttgtaccATTTGCCacattgtgaaaaaaaattgtattattATCACCCTTTAGAAGCCACGTGAAATGGGATCTCTTGAACCAGTACATTTGCTCATCAAGTAACATTTTTTCCAGCTCAAcctgaattttaatttttttgctgCCTTGAGATGCATCAAGAAAATTTTCTTCCTCCATCAATTCATGTTGAGAAAGCTCTTCTGTATGgatgtttctcttttttctttctaggCCTTTTATATGACCACTCCAACCTTTAATGGGGGTTCTCAAATTTCTGATCTTAGTGATGATCACATTGAAAATACTATTATCATGAATAGATTTATTCCAAACATTTTGGGCTTCCTACTTAAATTGATTATCTTCTAGCCAACTGAGCTCAAAGTGGAATTGACTAGTTGAGATTTTTTTAATCAACATTAGATGATATCAAAAGCAAATTATGATTAAATCTTTTTCTGGCAATTTTCTGAATAGTCGTCAAAGGGTAAAAAGTCTCTCACTCATTATTGACTATAATTTTATCCAATTTTTCAAgagttggatttttttttattggtcCATGTAAATTTGCCCCAATCATATGAAGTCCTCTCAAATCATGTGTATGAATGATACCATTGAATACAGAGGAGCTTCTAGATAAGCTAGTAGGCCTATTCCTTTTCATTTGTGTATctaatgatattaaaatatCCCCTCACCACCATAGGTCTCTGGGAGATAGAACAGAAATAGGATAATTCACACACAAACTCAATTTTAAGATCATCATGAGCAGGTCCATAAACATTCAGCAACATCCACTCTTTTGTGAGACACTTCTCAAAAAGGAAGATCTGAAGGATGTGCTTGCCACACTTCACTTGACTAATATAAAAGGAAACATGGTTTATTCCACTTAGCAAGCCCCCAGACTTTCTATTGGCAAGAATACAATCCCATACAAATCTAGAGGTAGCGTCAAACTTTCTAAGATCAAACATAGAGAAATCTTTTTTCATAGTTTGTTGAAAATATATAGAGtaaatatgatgagaaagaacgAAATCTTTCAGAAAAGAACTCATACCCTTCTTACTTAGTACCTCTGCAATTCCAAAAATAGCCCTTTATATATatctttttggtttttcttcttGCTTCCCTCGTAGGTCAATGTGATtcggggttttttttttccaatcaaaACTCTTGCTCTTaggacttttttctttttattactcaaagaggcaATCTTCATATTCTGTCTaggtttatgtattttttagaaGACTCCATAATCATTCTCACCTAAATGCCAAGGTCGCTAGTTTTGGAGAAGATAATTCTTCAATAAAAACCCAAGATTCAGTAGGAAATAGGGGAAGATTAGATTTAGCCACTAAGGCACAGCTAACATCCTCTAGGGTTTTAATCAAATTGATTATTTTGTAATCATTGGGGTTAATAATAACACCCATATCATAAGCTTTATCTATGACGTCATGACAATATAAGACAACAAAAGATTTCTTAGAATGGAAAGTAGAAGCAGCAATAAAAGTACATTCTAAATTCCTCTTTTTGGCCCTCTAGACAGTAGCTTCTTCCACAGTGGAGCCCTCCAAGTGAGCACACCTCTCATTGTTTCTAGTGGGAGCAGAGCAAAAGGTTTCACTTGAACATTCTCCTCAGCAAGTTTCTCTTGAGGGAGCTAAAGTTGGTGGAGATTTTCATCAGTAGACTTCTTCATTTCAAACACTTGAGACAGACTGGAATCAGGGAACAGTGGAGGGGCATCTTTCCCTATCTTCTGCTAATAATCCAGAAAAGAGCACCTACCTAACCCAATGATTTAGTTACTTTCATGGGGCAGAGGAGCAAGCTTCATCATGCTAGACTCATGGTCATCAGAAAGGaggtcatcttcatcatcaattgatTCAATATCTTTTAAAGCATCTATTTTCTCCTTTTCAAACACATGGGGTATATCATCCCACCCTTTTGGTAACAATATATGGTCCATGAGAACCATTGCCAGCTTCTAAACCACAACTCCTCAAATTCTTGATAAAAGATTGAGACCTAGGATTTCCAGCAGCCATCTTTAGAGGGGCAGATTTGTGACTCTTAGAAACCAGTCTTAAAGTAGAAGAACTTTTCACATATGTCTTGCCTCCACTCTTAAACACAGAAGAGGATGAATCACCAGATGTATTATCCAATCTAGCTTTCTTATGAGATCTCTCACTAATGTGAGCTTTGGATGATTGTTTGTTTTTGTTCTCATTCATTGGAGTAGCCATAGAATCAGGATTTGGAGCAGTAGATAAAGGCATCTCTCTCTTAAAgagaaaatcataaaaatagtAACTATCTTACATAGCAAGACAACCTTCAATAGAAGAGAGAACCTTAGACATATTCCTATATCCAATTGTGATCCTaataaagtattttttttatacatgCTTCTCTTATCAATCTCAAGGGTGAGGCCAACCAATGATTCCACATAAGTAAGGACAGGTTCAAATCTACACTCATGAGGAACGCGTCTAACTCTAAACCATGCAGACTGAAGAACACCGTTAGACCCTAAAAAGGATCTGATGTCGCCTAGttggggggtgaataggtggaatctaaaaattttacaaactaaacACAATGGATCAACAAAATGCGAACTCTTCATAGATTTTTTCAGAACTTCCACAAGtatgcggaggttccgcagaaaTCTGCGGATACCCTGGATATTTCTGGGAGAACTCAAATAGATGCTTATGCAACAACAACGTGTATCAAATCCATGAATTACTAAGCACCAGAGGATGTGTTTTAACCTATTTCTCCAAGTACTATAGCTCAAAACTCACAAAGAGATATATCGGATTGAAACCCTAAAAATCAATGGGAACAAGAATATGCAACAAATCACAAGAGATTGACAAATAAGACATAAGAATTTGTTCACCGAAGTCCGTCCACTCCACAAAGAAATgcatacgtctccgttgaggtgctcacaaaaaGCCGTATTTCTCTCAATCTTTTCCTCACCCaaacgaccacaaagatcgagctagggttgCTTACTGAAATTTGCAGGGATGATACAAATGTCCTGAGTCTCACTGCAAGATTGGGAGCTCAATGGGCaacgcctagccatctaggtGGACAAACCAtaaagagtaacaaacgcgaaATCACCGGCTTAAAGAAGAAAACGAGTATTCAAATGATGGATTTGAATCTTACTAGCACTACTCCTTGATCTCACTTAATCCTACACAAAATTTCACCTAGAATCATAAAGGGGAGTGGAGAGAGGAGCTTTGAATTCTCTTGAGCTACTTGTCTCAAGTTAGGTCAAAATGAATGAGCTAGGTTACTATTAGAGAGAGAGGGTGTGTGGTATAAATACTTCATACTCAAAAATTTGCCATTATACCTTTAAAAATGCAGACCTTCCGTACGCTCTTAGTTAACCCAAACTCCGCTAAAGTACGGACTATCCGTAAAAATACGGACACTCTGCATTtgcatatttttaaaagattagGGTTAACTTAGGTGCAAGTGTTGTATTTGATGTGTCTCTCATAGgtttattagattttttttagcattGTTTCTACATAAACAAGTAAATTTcgtatccctcttaatagtatgacatcataaactcaattttaaaagataaatgaatttaaaactataagATTCATGTAtcgctttcctttttcctttttggggtCACCATGCGTTAAATTCTCATTTGATCGAATTACACATGTCCATATttcataaaactcattagttcaataattattttatcattatcaccaaaacctaTTTAAAgatctagatgcactttcagcccCAACTATCAGGTCCAATGGAGAGACCCTAATTTCTGCTTGAGCCCGACACATTCCCATAGTAGTAAAGTGCGACAACCCACTCTTCAATTTTACGAGCATTAGAAAATCTCATACTAAAGTGGTTGTCTGACCATTTCTTTGTATGGCATCTCTAAGTAGAGCCAAAGATATTATAGAATTCTTGCTCAATCTGTTGAGCAGTAGTAACCCTCTTGACCATTGTAATTATTGCTAGGCTAGCTTTTTTTTCACAGCGGTAGCATTAGAAATATGCTCAATGAAAAGAAAGCATGCCCCTCACTCTAAGCGTCACACATAGGAGCAACAAATTCTCTCGGATTTTTTTCAGGGCACAATCTGGAACCATGACCCTCCCTCTCATAACGAACACAATTATTCTTAGCAAGACAATTACTAACAAGATGATCAAAAGAACCGCAACCATAGCATGCACTAACCTCAAAAGCAACAGCAGTAACCCGACCACTGGAAGATGAAGAAGGGCGAGTGTACATTTGAGAAGGGAAGGTTGGTTCAGATCCACTCCTTGGAACCCCGTGAGAAGTGGAAATCTATTGGGTTGAAGATTTGCATCAGATGGGGGTGGTCTCACTCACGTCACCTCTTCATCCCCATCTTCCTCTTGATGTTGTCATTCCTAACGCATCTCCTCCCGATGATCCAGATGACCTCAATCAAAATCAGCAGCATCGGTCGCTGCCCAAGGATCTGGATCTTGAATTATGGATGGCAATTGGATCCGCGGGTTCTGCATTTGATGGGTCTGGGTTCTGATTTCATTTTCTGCCCATGGGTCAGTCGAGTCGAGTATACGAACCGGGTCAGGTTGGGTTTAAGTTTTAATTTTAACACACATGGCCCATCAGGTCACTCGAAATCCATTCTCAATTTATATAACCCAATCCAACTTTCCTCAGCCCATTAAAATCTCGGGCTTAAAACAAGGCCTCCCCAACCCGGCCTCCCCTCCTCCCATGCTCCCACCCCAACTTCGGGCCGCCGCCCCTCACCGCCAGCCTCCCCGTCCAACTGTCGTGCCCTCCAGCTACCTACGCCCACCCCACCCTGGCCTCCCCGTCTAGCCCCACCTCCTCGGCCTCCCCGCCTGGCCACCGCCTCTCCCCGGCCTCCCCATCCCGTCACCCCTGGGTCAGCCTCCCCGCTGACATCACCCCTCAGTTAGCCTCCCCGCTGCCGCCCCTCTCCAGACTCCCTCGATTGTGTCAGAGGCCTCGCATGAAACCCTCGAGATTTCATCCGGTTACCTCCCTACCGCTTGCTTACTCGTAGATGGACAAGATCCTAATTACGCACTCTGGTTGCAGGCACCGTGTATTCCGCTTCTGCTACTCTGCTGTTGGTTTTCTCTTGTTCAAATGTTCAGTCAAAAGATACCAACACATGACTTATTCTACTTCTCTTGTAAAAAATAGAGCGAGGGCGTAAGGGCTATAGGACAGTGAGATCCGCCGCTGTTTGCCTCGGTACGTAAAGGCATGGAAAAGCAGAGGAAGCAGACAAACATGCTCCTTTCCAGTTTTGAGGGATTTGCTAGTGATACAGGTCATCTACTAGTGGTAGTGGCGCTGTGGTGGCCGGTGATCTACTAATTGAAACTACCTTTTCTATTTCGACTATTCTTCGGCTGCTAATAAGTGGACATGGATATGTAAGCATCTTCATGGGATATGCAAGCATTTTCATCATCCATGAGATGGTGGGGCACCTAAACTCCCAATCTTGTCGATTTCTCCATGCTTTGTGCTGATAACTTGCTTTCTGCTTCCTTTACTTatatttttagtctatttttaaaaaagacaCATCTTTTCTTTCCCATTTTAAGTGTATGAGTGTCTCTCTGGAGTACTCAATTTTATACAGGTCAAGCATAAGGCAGAACACCCTGTCAGACAGTCTTGTGCAATCTAATGTCTTTTCATCAGGAACACGCCTTGCCAAATCAATGCAAGAGTCCACAACACAAGTGGCGTTAAGATACACAGCGCAGCGATAATTGACAGACCACCCAGATTATGTCTCGTCCTCTCGAAATCTGAATCCCTGAATTCCTTCGTTCTCTGCATCAGCTGTTCTGTCTGATTCTGGCCGGTGGACCGTGAATCATGCACGTCAAGGGTCAGAAAAGGGAAAGGCCGGGTGCCTTGCGGTTCATGCCGGCGAGGCTAGAGTTGCTGAATTTAGCAACCATCAATTCATGGCTACATCCAAGCAAGCACCATGCATGGCCCCAGCAACTAAATTAATCAAGAGTCCTAGGTGCTTAGAGTGTTTGACTTTCACGCATGTCCTAATCAAGAATCCGCATTGTATCAGTAATATATACCcctctagtaaaaaaaaatacatgatattttggATATGATATAGTCTCTAATACGTATATTtggttattatttttttaagaatatgtgtgtagaacaaaaaaaatcatgaggttataaaaatatttttcaagacaaatctatatatatataatttttattttatgttttctagataaatattttaaaagttatagttggtcaaagtttaaaattttaaccgGATATTTTCCAAAATGTTAGGTATTTATGATTGAAGAGAGTATGTATATAATTTTAGGTTCTATCTTTTTTTGCCTAGACATCATATAGTGATTGATATTTTCAGCTCGGTCCTACAATTTGATATTCCTGTATCGGAGCGGGAATCCTTTGAGGACAGTGCTTAGATGCTCACATTATCCATCTCGCTCTTACGAGAtgcatttttctttaaaaaaaagttggTAAATGCGCATCCTTGATAAACGCGTATCCTAGCCCCACAATGCCATAAAGTCGAGCTAATCGATTCCATTCCCATCAACAACCTCCTTGTACatcctttataaaaaaaaaagaaataatatatttttcaaatagTGGAAAAGGACctttttgaaggaaaaaaaatctctaatTTATCCCGAGCAACCCTGATTGCTATCTACCCTTTTCTAGATGCAGCAGCATGCGCGTATAAGGGTGCAATCTCCAGCATTTTCACTTTTTTCCATTCTTGCTTTCGAAACGAACCGTCGGCAGAAGGACCGACTGTTATATTGATAAGGAGAGGAGTAGTGTGTCCATCAGTCCATCCATTTCTTTTCATCGTGCATGATCAATTGAAACATCGTCCGTCATTGCATGGGCACCGCCTGACAGATTGTTATATATGTTTGTTACACATGCCATGCGTACTGCTGACAGGTACTGACTGGCCTGGCCGGGTACGATCAATTGGCCAAGTCTTGCTTGCAACTTCATGCACGCCTCTTGCACCCTGGCCATACGTGCATGCTTCCATCGGTCGTCATCGGCATGAGCCGTGAGCACACCCGATCGATGTGGACGCGTAACGACGATCGAGCTGCAACGGATTGGTTCGCATGGACGGGCTCGAGAGACCTGCATCTGCTGCGTGGGCACGCAGGCCGGTGACGAAGACGTCGACACATTTGGCTGCTGGTTAATTGTCTAGCACTGGTCGGCAAGTTGCCAGCCAGTACATCGATCGATCTGATCAAGACCTACGCAGAAACGCTGTCTATTCTGACAGAAACTGGTGAGCCCTTGCCCCTTGGTCGCATGCAACTGCGGTTTCTGCGAATGAAACGGCACTGATGAGCGACGGACACCAATACAATCCAAGGCCAAGTTGTGAACGACAACAGCGAGAAAAGGCGACAGCGACGTGCAGGATATTGTCCTCCCAAAAAGGGGAATATTACATGACAGCTGCTTTCATTTGCGTAGTAAAGCCAATATTACAGAACAGGATCGTCGATTTGAGACACTGATCGCCTCTGCAACACAGCCCCAGCCCCCAGATTAAGTCTACTACAGTACAGACTCTTCTCCTCCTAGCTAGTGCAGTACAAATGAAGTGATGACGATGGCGATTCGATCGGGAAATGCATGCAAAAGCCTCCTCCAATTTTGAGGGCGTCACCATCGTCCCTCCCAAGCGTAATATCTCAAGTGACTGGCCATGTAGCAATGCATGCATATTATAGGTTCTGAATTCTTCTGATAGATGGGTCATGGCTACCTAGATAGGTCGTCATTTTCCAAGCACCAAGCGCCTCAATGGTCACCACTTGCTATGCTGCTAGATGCGACTTGTGGGTGCTAGTTGCgacatccaccaccaccatagcTAATCAATGTGCTCGGCATTGGCTACGAGAACGAAACGATCTAGTAGAAGCTATACTATCTGGCAGCCAGGCCCCTAGCTCACCCCTGCATGCTGCATGAGCCGCGGACACAAAGCTAGCAAAACGTCGACCGTGGACTCTGACGATGAGCCACCGATTCGCTGGAACGTGCAGGCAGGCCCCTCACCAAGTCGTGGCAGCTTTCACTACACTAGACGTCCTCCGGCGGCTCGCCGTTGACAGCCACGAGGCGCTTGCTCTCCTCGGTGGTGGTGGCCGTCGCGAGCTCGAGGCCCGCCAGCTTCTTGGCGCGCAGCGCCTCGACGTGCCAGTCGGTGCGCCACACCACGGCGGCGAGCACCAGCGCCACGCACGCGACCTGCGCCGAGAGCAGGCCGTACCAGAGCCCGCGGAACCCCGCCCGGGCCCCGAACGCCAGGTACAGAGCCACGGGGGTGCCGACCAGGTAGAACGAGAGCAGGTTGATGCGCGCTCCGACGGCCGGGCGCGCCGTGCCGCGCAGCACGCCGCAACCCGTCGTCTGCGGGCAGTTGCCCAGCTCGCACAGCCCGATGATGGGCATCGCCGCGGAGGCCAGGTGCACCACGGACGCCTCCGTCGTGAAGAGCCGCACCCACTGCCGGCTGAACGCCACGGTCCACGCCACGTGGATGACGCCGATCACCACCGCGCACCCGAGCGCCACCATCGCCGCCATCCTCGCCCGACGAGGCTTGCCGGCGCCCAGCTCGTTGCCCACCTGCGCGATCACAATCAATGAGCAATCAAACGTACGCTGTTCACGAATCAAACAGAACAGCTTTGACACAATGAAAGCACTGTTCTGCGAAGATTTTTGCTTCTGTTCTACATGGTTGCGTGCATGCAATTCTTGTCTTTTCTTCGAACACAGCTGagacaaaaatatataaaccGAACAGTCCGTGGCAGATGACGACATGGCCGGACGACTCGTGCTGCGAGCTTGGCAGCCATTCACGGTTCACACTGCTATGCTCTGTGTTGGCATAGTGACATGAGGAGACCAACCACGGTATGGAAGAAACAAAACTTACAGCCTTTGCCGTTTCTCCTGCTGTAAAAATGGAGTAACTTTCATGGATGGGTAAAAATGAGGTAGGTATCTGGGAATCTACCAAAGAAGGGAATCACGAGTGATTCGTGCTCCTTTCAATTTAAACAGTGATGAAAATTCCCTAGCCCAGTTTAAGAACAGAGTCCACTGCAAGCTCTGAACATGCATGTGTTCTTCGATTGAAAAGGGAAAACATGCAGGCCTCCCTGGTCTGAGGGTAAGCATGCATGAGACAAGTATGACATGGTAGCGGGGCACGCAGAATAGGGATGGCGCACCACACCTGTCGCCGCTGACGTGCAGGACGGCGATAGGAGGAGGGCAAACCCACCATGCACGAAGCAATCTCTTGCAAATGCTGTTACTTTTAGAAAGAGTGGCCATGGCCACATGCATGCCTGCAACTAAAAGGGCATAATTCAGAGAATGAGGAGCAGCAAAAAGGAACCAAAAAGGAACCTGAGAAAGCAGAGAATGTGCAGAATTCAGATGTTCGATCATAAGTTCATCATATCTAAAAGGTGCTGTTTTCTCGGTTCATATATGctgaaagaagaggaaaaaagatTCGAAGTTAGCGTAGTTCCTCCAAAGGATGTCGGCCGACATCGAACAAAGAAAAAAGGATCAAAAAACGTGTGACCAGAACGGCTAATCGGCACAAGTTCAGTGATACGGTGATGCTCAGTTGCTCACAACATGACGAGAAAAACGGCGGCGATGTCAACTTGAAAGCAATCTCACTGCCTACCTCGTCGTCGGATATACAGTACTACAGCAATAGTTGGATCGACTCGTATCAAAAGATTCAAAAACTAACTTGAAATGGCCCAAATTCCGGCGCAAAGATCTCGGAAAAATCGAGAGAATATATGGTTGCGGAGGGTCGGTTTTCATTTCACGAATCTCGATGCAACGATGTTGAGTTGAGGTGCTTACCCTGGTGGATACGCAGGCGGCGAGCGCCATGGGCACGGTGTACATGAGGCTGGTGGTTTGGATGAGTACACCGGCggcgccgacggcggcggcggggttcGGCAGGTACCCGGCGAGCACGGTGACCACCTCGTACCACCACCACTCGAGGCAGACGCCGAGGCAGCTGGGGACGGCAAGGCTGACGAGCCCCGCCAGCCCGCTGGCCACCGCGGCGGGGCGCGCCCAGCCCCTCCACGTGTCCTCGCATGCGCGCGCCCAGCGGATGTACGCGAGCAGGAACAGCGCCATGTTGGTGTTGGTGAGCGCCTGCGCGACCGCGACGCCGCGCACGCCGAACCCGAGGCCGAAGACGAGCAGCACGTTGAGCGGGACGTGCAGCGCAACGGCTGCGGCGGAGCAGGCAGCCATGGGCTTGGTGATGCCCTGCGAGCGGAGGTACACCCGCAGCGGCTGGAGCACGACGCTGGCGGCGAGGTCCGGGAGCGCATATGCAGCGtaagcggcggcggaggcggaaaTGGTGGGGTCCTGCCCAAGCGCGAC
The nucleotide sequence above comes from Phragmites australis chromosome 4, lpPhrAust1.1, whole genome shotgun sequence. Encoded proteins:
- the LOC133915045 gene encoding protein DETOXIFICATION 54-like translates to MAIPLQVKAARQQREDGNGGGQVDAGVDDQPSAAAELRALWGMAAPITALNCIVYLRAMVSVLCLGRLGPLDLAGGALAIGLTNITGHSVLFGLASGIEPLCAQAFGSRNYDLLTLSLQRAMLLLLIAAVPIALLWLNVGPILVALGQDPTISASAAAYAAYALPDLAASVVLQPLRVYLRSQGITKPMAACSAAAVALHVPLNVLLVFGLGFGVRGVAVAQALTNTNMALFLLAYIRWARACEDTWRGWARPAAVASGLAGLVSLAVPSCLGVCLEWWWYEVVTVLAGYLPNPAAAVGAAGVLIQTTSLMYTVPMALAACVSTRVGNELGAGKPRRARMAAMVALGCAVVIGVIHVAWTVAFSRQWVRLFTTEASVVHLASAAMPIIGLCELGNCPQTTGCGVLRGTARPAVGARINLLSFYLVGTPVALYLAFGARAGFRGLWYGLLSAQVACVALVLAAVVWRTDWHVEALRAKKLAGLELATATTTEESKRLVAVNGEPPEDV